One part of the Vicia villosa cultivar HV-30 ecotype Madison, WI linkage group LG6, Vvil1.0, whole genome shotgun sequence genome encodes these proteins:
- the LOC131610473 gene encoding probable sugar phosphate/phosphate translocator At3g17430, producing the protein MALMATIMNRQHLLTYIYLLVYISLSSGVILYNKWVLSTLYFNFPFPITLTMIHMAFSGGVAFFLIRVLKVVAPIKMTFHIYTTCVVPISAFFAASLWFGNTAYLYISVAFIQMLKALMPVATFLVAVTLGTEKLRCDVFWNMVLVSVGVVISSYGEIHFNVLGTVYQVSGIAAEALRLVLTQVLLQNKGLTLNPITSLYYIAPCSFVFLFIPWYILEKPEMEAPHMQFNFWIFFSNALCALALNFSTFLVIGRTGAVTIRVAGVLKDWLLISLSTVLFPESKITGLNVIGYAIALSGVVCYNYLKIRDVRTSLQVVPDESAKELQMEKKADGDANSNEDSQWDDTVLDSPNSHFDEEAPLMYSSRISHLGRKPA; encoded by the exons ATGGCACTCATGGCGACAATAATGAATAGGCAGCATTTGCTGACCTACATCTACCTTCTGGTTTACATTTCACTTTCCTCGGGTGTTATTTTGTATAACAAA TGGGTCCTCTCCACACTGTATTTTAATTTTCCATTTCCAATAACACTCACTATGATCCATATGGCTTTTTCTGGTGGAGTTGCATTTTTCCTTATCCGTGTTCTGAAG GTTGTAGCGCCTATTAAAATGACATTTCATAT ATATACAACCTGTGTGGTCCCTATAAGCGCCTTCTTTGCAGCAAGTCTGTG GTTTGGGAACACTGCTTATTTGTACATTTCTGTGGCTTTTATCCAGATGCTTAAAGCCCTGA TGCCAGTGGCAACATTTCTTGTGGCTGTTACTCTCGGAACTGAGAAATTAAGGTGTGACGTGTTCTGGAACATGGTATTGGTCAGTGTTGGAGTTGTCATTTCCTCCTATGGGGAGATTCATTTTAATGTGCTCGGTACAGTTTATCAAGTCTCAGGAATAGCTGCTGAAGCATTGAGGCTGGTCTTAActcaagttcttcttcaaaataaaGGCTTGACACTAAATCCTATTACCAGCTTGTATTACATAGCACCCTGCAG CTTTGTATTCCTTTTTATTCCATGGTATATCCTTGAGAAGCCTGAGATGGAAGCTCCACATATGCAGTTTAACTTCTGGATATTTTTTTCAAATGCTCTCTGTGCTTTGGCATTGAACTTCTCAACATTCTTAGTGATTGGTAGAACTGGGGCTGTAACTATTCGAGTGGCCGGAGTTTTGAAAGACTGGCTACTTATCTCTCTTTCAACTGTCTTATTTCCTGAATCAAAAATCACAGGACTGAACGTTATTGGCTATGCTATCG CTTTAAGTGGGGTTGTTTGTTACAACTACCTGAAGATCAGGGACGTGCGTACATCTCTACAGGTTGTCCCCGACGAATCAGCAAAG GAGCTGCAAATGGAGAAAAAGGCAGATGGTGATGCGAACTCCAATGAAGATAGTCAATGGGATGATACAGTTTTGGATTCTCCTAATTCTCATTTCGACGAAGAAGCGCCTTTAATGTATTCATCACGGATATCTCATCTAGGAAGAAAACCAGCTTAG